Proteins from one Calditrichota bacterium genomic window:
- a CDS encoding AAA family ATPase, protein MNRSFKRIVIFGNSGSGKSSLANMLSAEFKITHLDLDILAWLDAKPPQRKPLADSLEEINFFVQKNQEWVIEGCYADLLEHVIKNANEIVFLNKDIETCISNCKKRPWEQHKYKSQEEQNNNLEMLIDWVKEYPNRTDEFSLKAHKQLFDDFSGKKTEYISNHQTNDGLENYHE, encoded by the coding sequence ATTAACAGAAGTTTTAAAAGAATTGTTATTTTTGGAAACTCCGGCTCAGGGAAATCCTCATTGGCAAATATGCTTTCTGCAGAATTTAAAATCACTCATTTAGACTTGGATATATTGGCTTGGTTGGATGCAAAGCCGCCCCAAAGAAAACCATTAGCAGATAGTCTTGAAGAAATAAATTTTTTTGTCCAGAAAAATCAGGAATGGGTAATAGAAGGGTGTTATGCAGATTTACTTGAACACGTAATTAAGAATGCAAATGAAATAGTTTTCTTAAATAAAGATATTGAAACATGCATTAGTAATTGTAAAAAACGCCCATGGGAGCAACACAAATATAAATCACAAGAAGAGCAAAATAATAACCTGGAAATGTTGATAGATTGGGTAAAAGAATACCCCAATAGAACGGACGAGTTTTCTTTAAAAGCTCATAAACAGCTTTTTGATGATTTTAGTGGTAAAAAAACAGAATATATATCAAACCATCAAACAAATGACGGATTGGAGAATTATCATGAATAA